From a single Nicotiana tomentosiformis chromosome 2, ASM39032v3, whole genome shotgun sequence genomic region:
- the LOC104115107 gene encoding uncharacterized protein: protein MEGNGIIIRANRSDVHVSKEEEAKIEEATREYFDGITPKRHTKPQRSDYSSTYTDDIIPSNDSTIPEHVEFQRLENDPQKLVYNGNSQVTEEFVETEYYKDLNGIDKQHHTTGTGFIKVENAKGNTFNIGADSATDSNHAYKGNPATNDWIPSAVDAVNFISEKPSRSDN from the exons atggagGGCAATGGAATAATCATAAGGGCGAACAGAAGTGATGTGCATGTGTCAAAGGAGGAAGAAGCAAAGATAGAAGAAGCAACAAGAGAGTATTTTGATGGGATAACACCAAAAAGACACACTAAGCCACAGCGCAGTGACTATTCTTCTACTTATACTGATGACATCATTCCTTCTAATGATAGTACTATTCCTGAACATGTTGAATTCCAACGTCTTGAGAATGATCCTCAG AAACTGGTTTACAATGGAAACAGCCAAGTGACAGAGGAATTTGTGGAAACAGAGTATTACAAGGATCTCAATGGCATTGACAAGCAGCACCACACG ACAGGAACAGGATTTATCAAAGTGGAGAATGCAAAAGGGAACACTTTCAATATAGGAGCTGATTCTGCTACTGATTCAAATCATGCTTACAAAGGGAATCCAGCTACTAATGACTGGATTCCTTCTGCTGTTGATGCG GTTAATTTTATCTCGGAAAAACCAAGCAGAAGTGATAACTGA